The Pseudomonas asiatica genome has a segment encoding these proteins:
- the gbcA gene encoding glycine-betaine demethylase subunit GbcA: MDVTATLSLGDPLEPARKATAEMLQTRERTYSLPQPFYTDERLFQIDMQEIFHKEWLIAGMTCEIPAKGNYITLQIGKNPIIVVRGAEGKVHAFHNVCRHRGSRLCVSDKGKVAKLVCPYHQWTYELDGRLLFAGTEMGADFDMNQYGLKPVNVKVAGGYIFISLAENPPAIDEFLATLDHYMEPYDMENTKVAVQTTLMEKANWKLVLENNRECYHCNGSHPELLQTLLEWDDTNDPRASQEFKDHVAASAAAWEAEKIPYLHKSHGLRNRIVRMPLLKGTVSMTMDGKQACQKLMGRIQNPDLGSMRILHLPHSWNHCMGDHMIVFTVWPISAQETMVTTKWLVHKDAVEGVDYNPENMRKVWDATNDQDRRLAEENQRGINSTAYQPGPYSKTYEFGVVNFIDWYSQRLLNNLGAEPAAYLKEVQAQ; this comes from the coding sequence ATGGACGTCACCGCAACCCTGAGCCTGGGCGATCCACTGGAACCTGCACGCAAGGCCACCGCCGAGATGTTGCAGACCCGCGAGCGCACCTACTCGCTGCCCCAGCCTTTCTACACCGACGAGCGTCTGTTCCAGATCGACATGCAGGAGATCTTCCACAAGGAGTGGCTGATCGCCGGCATGACCTGCGAGATCCCGGCCAAGGGCAACTACATCACCCTGCAGATCGGCAAGAACCCGATCATCGTGGTGCGTGGCGCCGAAGGTAAGGTGCACGCCTTCCACAACGTCTGCCGCCACCGCGGTTCGCGCCTGTGCGTCAGCGACAAGGGCAAGGTGGCCAAGCTGGTCTGCCCGTACCACCAGTGGACCTACGAGCTGGACGGCCGCCTGCTGTTCGCCGGTACCGAAATGGGTGCCGACTTCGACATGAACCAGTATGGCCTGAAGCCTGTGAACGTGAAGGTCGCCGGCGGCTACATCTTCATCAGCCTGGCGGAAAACCCGCCTGCCATCGACGAGTTCCTGGCCACCCTGGACCACTACATGGAACCGTACGACATGGAAAACACCAAGGTGGCGGTGCAGACCACCTTGATGGAAAAGGCCAACTGGAAGCTGGTGCTGGAAAACAACCGCGAGTGCTACCACTGCAACGGTTCGCACCCGGAGCTGCTGCAAACCCTGCTGGAATGGGACGACACCAACGACCCACGCGCCAGCCAGGAATTCAAGGACCACGTGGCCGCCTCCGCCGCCGCCTGGGAAGCCGAGAAGATCCCGTACCTGCACAAGAGCCATGGCCTGCGTAACCGTATCGTGCGCATGCCACTGCTCAAGGGCACCGTGTCGATGACCATGGACGGCAAGCAGGCCTGCCAGAAGCTGATGGGTCGTATCCAGAACCCGGACCTGGGCTCGATGCGCATCCTGCACCTGCCGCACTCCTGGAACCACTGCATGGGCGACCACATGATCGTGTTCACCGTGTGGCCGATCAGCGCCCAGGAAACCATGGTCACCACCAAGTGGCTGGTGCACAAGGATGCCGTGGAGGGTGTGGACTACAACCCCGAGAACATGCGCAAGGTGTGGGACGCCACCAACGACCAGGACCGTCGCCTGGCCGAGGAAAACCAGCGTGGTATCAACTCCACTGCGTACCAGCCTGGGCCATACTCGAAGACCTACGAGTTTGGCGTGGTCAACTTCATTGACTGGTACAGCCAGCGCTTGCTGAACAACCTGGGGGCGGAGCCGGCGGCGTATCTGAAGGAAGTTCAGGCGCAGTGA
- a CDS encoding methyl-accepting chemotaxis protein: protein MARMQDKLRDTLQQIAGSATQLASAAEELNAVTDESARGLQQQNNEIEQAATAVTEMTSAVEEVARNAVSTSEASSEASRSTGDGRDLVMETVGAIERMSGDVQATAKLITHLAEQSRDIGKVLDVIRGLADQTNLLALNAAIEAARAGEAGRGFAVVADEVRALAHRTQQSTSEIERMIGSIQGGTEEAVESMRTSTERAESTLNIARGAGMALDTIAGAVAQINERNLVIASAAEEQAQVAREVDRNLVNINDLSVQSATGAHQTSAASAELSRLAVDLNGLVARFRT, encoded by the coding sequence ATGGCCCGCATGCAGGACAAGCTGCGCGATACCCTGCAACAGATCGCCGGTTCCGCCACCCAGCTAGCCTCGGCAGCCGAAGAGTTGAATGCCGTCACCGACGAAAGTGCCCGTGGCCTGCAGCAGCAGAACAACGAGATCGAGCAGGCTGCCACTGCGGTAACTGAAATGACCAGCGCTGTGGAAGAAGTGGCGCGCAATGCCGTGAGCACCTCGGAAGCGTCCAGTGAAGCCAGCCGCTCCACCGGTGATGGACGTGACCTGGTGATGGAGACCGTGGGTGCCATCGAGCGCATGAGCGGCGATGTGCAGGCCACTGCCAAACTGATCACTCACCTGGCCGAACAGTCGCGCGATATCGGCAAGGTGCTGGACGTGATCCGTGGCCTGGCCGACCAGACCAACCTGCTGGCGCTGAACGCCGCGATCGAGGCGGCACGTGCCGGTGAGGCGGGCCGGGGCTTTGCCGTGGTGGCTGATGAGGTGCGGGCGCTGGCTCATCGTACCCAGCAGTCGACCAGCGAGATCGAGCGGATGATCGGCAGTATCCAGGGCGGTACGGAAGAAGCGGTGGAATCGATGCGCACCAGCACCGAGCGTGCCGAATCCACCCTGAACATTGCCCGTGGCGCAGGCATGGCGCTGGACACCATCGCCGGGGCGGTGGCGCAGATCAACGAGCGTAACCTGGTGATTGCCAGCGCGGCGGAAGAACAGGCGCAGGTGGCGCGGGAAGTGGACCGCAACCTGGTGAACATCAATGACCTGTCGGTGCAGAGTGCTACCGGGGCGCATCAGACCAGTGCGGCGAGTGCGGAGTTGTCGCGGTTGGCTGTGGATCTGAATGGGTTGGTGGCGCGGTTCCGTACCTGA
- a CDS encoding electron transfer flavoprotein subunit beta, whose translation MSTKVISLVSIGAHPSSGRARRAEQDARAVELGLQLAGDNLQVVHAGDPREEALRAYLGMGLDHLDVLEQPAGADVLGVLGDYLRDAGAQLVLTGSQAETGEGSGMLPFLLAEKLGWPLIVGLAEVESIDNGTAQVLQALPRGQRRRLKVRLPLLATVDNAAPKPRQSAFGPARRGVLAARNVAIVEDELLAEAELQPARPRPKRLKVIKAKSGADRMKAATAKASGGGGKVLKDVSPQEGAEAILKLLVEEGVLR comes from the coding sequence ATGAGTACGAAAGTGATCAGCCTGGTTTCCATCGGTGCCCACCCCAGCTCCGGCCGCGCTCGCCGCGCCGAGCAGGATGCGCGCGCCGTGGAGCTGGGTTTGCAGCTGGCTGGGGATAACTTGCAGGTGGTGCATGCCGGCGACCCACGGGAAGAGGCGCTGCGCGCCTACCTGGGGATGGGTCTGGACCATCTGGATGTGCTGGAGCAGCCGGCTGGTGCCGACGTGCTGGGCGTGCTCGGGGATTACCTGCGCGATGCCGGGGCACAGCTGGTGCTGACCGGTAGCCAGGCCGAGACCGGCGAAGGGTCGGGCATGTTGCCGTTTCTGCTGGCCGAAAAGCTCGGCTGGCCGCTGATTGTGGGGTTGGCTGAAGTGGAGTCGATCGACAACGGCACCGCCCAGGTATTGCAGGCGCTGCCGCGCGGTCAGCGGCGTCGGCTGAAGGTGCGCCTGCCGTTGCTGGCGACTGTGGATAACGCTGCGCCCAAGCCGCGCCAGAGTGCTTTCGGGCCGGCGCGTCGGGGTGTTCTGGCGGCACGCAACGTGGCTATCGTCGAGGACGAACTGCTGGCCGAAGCCGAACTGCAGCCAGCCCGCCCACGGCCCAAGCGGCTGAAGGTGATCAAGGCCAAGAGCGGTGCCGACCGGATGAAGGCGGCGACGGCCAAGGCCAGTGGCGGCGGTGGCAAGGTGTTGAAGGACGTTTCTCCACAGGAAGGCGCCGAGGCCATCCTCAAGCTGCTGGTGGAAGAGGGCGTGCTGCGCTAG
- a CDS encoding cell division protein ZapA, protein MTLRAQPINVVSILGNDYSIKAPEGQEATLAQAVQMLNTALAQTKRQYPTLIGEKLLVLAALNLCSRQIELQDEHRKTLERTQAQIDATVDAIVRTIAEQ, encoded by the coding sequence ATGACACTGCGAGCGCAGCCGATCAATGTCGTGTCGATCCTCGGCAACGACTATTCGATCAAGGCGCCTGAAGGCCAGGAAGCGACCCTGGCCCAGGCCGTGCAGATGCTCAACACCGCCCTGGCCCAGACCAAGCGTCAGTACCCGACCCTGATCGGCGAAAAGCTGCTGGTGCTGGCCGCGCTGAACCTGTGTTCGCGGCAGATCGAACTGCAGGATGAGCACCGCAAGACGCTGGAGCGTACCCAGGCGCAGATCGACGCCACGGTGGACGCCATCGTGCGAACCATAGCCGAACAATAA
- a CDS encoding low specificity L-threonine aldolase, with amino-acid sequence MTDKSQQFASDNYSGICPEAWAAMEKANHGHDRAYGDDQWTERAAEYFRKLFETDCEVFFAFNGTAANSLALASLCQSYHSVICSETAHVETDECGAPEFFSNGSKLLTAPSVNGKLTPQSIREVALKRQDIHYPKPRVVTITQATEVGTVYRPDELKAISATCKELGLNLHMDGARFSNACSFLGCSPAELTWKAGVDVLCFGGTKNGMAVGEAILFFNRQLAEDFDYRCKQAGQLASKMRFLSAPWVGLLEDGAWLRHGAHANHCAQLLASLVSDLPGVELMFPVEANGVFLQMPEHAIEALRGRGWRFYTFIGSGGARFMCSWDTEEERVRELAADIRAIIAA; translated from the coding sequence ATGACAGATAAGAGCCAACAATTCGCCAGCGACAACTATTCCGGCATCTGCCCCGAAGCCTGGGCAGCGATGGAAAAGGCCAACCATGGCCACGACCGCGCCTACGGCGACGACCAGTGGACCGAACGCGCCGCGGAATACTTCCGCAAGCTGTTCGAAACCGACTGCGAGGTGTTCTTCGCCTTCAACGGCACCGCCGCCAACTCCCTGGCCCTGGCCTCGCTGTGCCAGAGCTACCACAGCGTTATCTGTTCCGAGACCGCCCACGTCGAAACCGACGAGTGCGGTGCGCCGGAGTTCTTCTCCAACGGCTCCAAACTGCTGACCGCGCCCAGCGTCAACGGCAAGCTGACACCACAGTCGATCCGCGAAGTGGCGCTGAAGCGCCAGGACATCCACTACCCCAAGCCACGGGTGGTGACCATTACCCAGGCCACCGAGGTGGGCACCGTCTATCGCCCCGACGAGCTGAAAGCGATCAGCGCCACCTGCAAGGAGCTGGGGCTGAACCTGCACATGGACGGCGCCCGCTTCAGCAATGCCTGTTCGTTCCTGGGCTGCAGCCCGGCAGAGCTGACCTGGAAGGCTGGCGTCGATGTGCTGTGCTTTGGCGGCACCAAGAACGGCATGGCGGTGGGCGAGGCGATCCTGTTCTTCAACCGCCAACTGGCCGAGGACTTCGACTACCGCTGCAAGCAGGCCGGGCAACTGGCATCGAAGATGCGCTTCCTGTCGGCGCCTTGGGTGGGCCTGCTGGAAGATGGCGCCTGGCTGCGCCATGGCGCGCATGCCAACCACTGCGCACAGTTGCTCGCCTCGCTGGTGAGTGACTTGCCGGGGGTGGAGCTGATGTTCCCGGTTGAAGCCAACGGGGTGTTCCTGCAGATGCCGGAACACGCGATCGAGGCACTGCGCGGCAGGGGATGGCGGTTCTATACCTTCATTGGTAGCGGCGGGGCGCGGTTCATGTGCTCGTGGGATACCGAGGAAGAGCGGGTGCGCGAGCTGGCGGCGGATATCCGGGCGATTATCGCTGCATGA
- a CDS encoding RHS repeat-associated core domain-containing protein: MSLVLLLAVDRQRSVLSGLDSIGRVYTAYGYFAIQGGPISAFCGEPIDPLTGCYPLGNGHRQYNPKLMRLQSPDEYSPFGEGGLNVYMYCKGDPVNRHDPSGSIPLWLPQAQRALTAILHVVSPLAIMLGPPPKGGLATNASRMALAGSGTSVVGAGLGLAGVGAAPYVSAAGTGLLMTGAGIRLAKSLWDKRSALWHGTKKNFRSNLRTIFKVQVKKKKRRVAPPSGSPRKAVGSVYTIEHELEEISGKSSSSTVPDLAPSLQDIREV, encoded by the coding sequence ATGAGTTTGGTGCTTTTGCTGGCAGTCGACAGGCAGCGTTCTGTTCTCAGCGGGTTGGATAGCATCGGTAGGGTGTACACGGCCTACGGGTATTTCGCTATCCAGGGCGGACCGATAAGTGCGTTCTGTGGCGAGCCGATAGATCCCCTGACAGGTTGCTACCCTTTGGGTAATGGTCATCGCCAGTACAATCCGAAGCTCATGCGTTTACAGTCGCCAGATGAATACAGCCCGTTCGGTGAAGGCGGGCTCAATGTGTACATGTATTGTAAAGGCGACCCTGTAAACCGCCACGATCCCAGTGGCTCCATTCCTTTATGGTTGCCGCAGGCGCAGCGCGCTCTGACAGCAATTTTGCATGTGGTTTCGCCGTTGGCAATCATGCTCGGCCCACCCCCAAAAGGCGGCCTTGCGACAAATGCCTCGCGCATGGCACTAGCGGGGTCTGGTACTAGCGTCGTAGGTGCTGGTCTTGGGCTCGCCGGAGTTGGTGCAGCTCCCTATGTCTCTGCCGCAGGAACCGGACTGCTGATGACTGGTGCAGGTATCCGTCTGGCTAAATCATTATGGGATAAGCGATCAGCGCTTTGGCACGGTACCAAGAAAAACTTCAGATCGAATTTGAGAACGATTTTCAAGGTGCAAGTTAAGAAAAAGAAGCGCAGGGTGGCGCCGCCAAGCGGCTCACCAAGGAAAGCGGTAGGATCGGTTTATACGATCGAGCACGAACTCGAAGAGATCAGCGGGAAGAGTTCCTCATCGACTGTTCCAGATCTCGCACCATCCCTACAGGATATCCGGGAAGTCTAG
- a CDS encoding electron transfer flavoprotein subunit alpha/FixB family protein gives MSDIIRRDPRAEWIARNRLHPLHAAMQTQQTSWMGPNGLIRKNPHAIAAGFIGPAGIKRIDRSGAQQGTAVGGRRTAAAEVKLPLHQVPAPAFYIAVVPDMVGGRLSSHDRDLLGLAHSLAGSDGAVLAVVFGEHKESNFSTAGVDRLLVIEGEAFEGYAPEQLVQGLRAVDNQFTPRHWLLPDSRTGGGELGRRLGAALGERPATRVWQVKDGQCIGRAGAGQQDLQRAVPRLILAAAECAEPVSETRHEALPVELSTSVARSLSRIEDLGSVAVDPATIAMAEAEFIVSGGNGVKDWDLYHKATAALGATEGASRVAVDDGFMPRNRQVGATGTWVTARVYVAVGISGAIQHLQGIGACDKVVAINMDPGCDMIKRADLSVIGDSSAILQALIEAVDNYRSGGQRDAA, from the coding sequence ATGAGCGACATTATCCGCCGCGACCCACGCGCCGAGTGGATCGCCCGTAACCGTCTGCACCCGCTGCATGCAGCGATGCAGACGCAGCAGACCAGCTGGATGGGGCCCAACGGCCTAATCCGCAAGAACCCCCATGCGATTGCCGCAGGCTTCATCGGCCCGGCCGGCATCAAGCGCATCGACCGCAGCGGCGCCCAGCAGGGCACCGCCGTGGGCGGACGACGCACGGCGGCGGCCGAGGTCAAGCTGCCGCTGCACCAGGTGCCGGCGCCGGCGTTCTACATCGCCGTGGTGCCGGACATGGTCGGTGGCCGCCTGAGCAGCCACGACCGCGACCTGCTCGGCCTGGCCCACAGCCTGGCCGGCAGCGACGGTGCAGTGCTGGCAGTGGTGTTTGGCGAGCACAAGGAAAGCAACTTTTCCACAGCCGGGGTCGACCGCCTGCTGGTCATCGAAGGCGAGGCTTTCGAAGGTTATGCACCGGAGCAACTGGTACAAGGCCTTCGGGCTGTGGATAACCAGTTCACCCCGCGCCACTGGCTGCTGCCCGACAGCCGCACCGGTGGTGGCGAACTGGGCCGGCGCCTGGGCGCGGCACTGGGTGAGCGCCCGGCGACGCGGGTATGGCAGGTCAAGGACGGCCAGTGCATCGGCCGTGCCGGTGCCGGCCAGCAAGACCTGCAGCGCGCCGTACCACGCTTGATCCTGGCGGCGGCCGAGTGCGCCGAGCCAGTCAGCGAAACCCGTCACGAAGCGCTGCCCGTGGAGTTGTCCACAAGCGTGGCGCGTAGCCTGTCGCGCATCGAAGACCTCGGTTCGGTGGCCGTGGACCCGGCCACCATTGCCATGGCCGAAGCCGAGTTCATCGTCTCGGGCGGCAACGGGGTCAAGGACTGGGACCTGTATCACAAGGCCACCGCGGCCCTTGGCGCCACCGAAGGCGCCTCGCGGGTGGCGGTGGACGACGGCTTCATGCCGCGCAACCGCCAGGTGGGTGCCACTGGTACCTGGGTTACCGCGCGGGTCTACGTGGCTGTGGGTATCTCGGGCGCGATCCAGCACCTGCAGGGCATCGGCGCCTGCGACAAGGTGGTGGCGATCAACATGGATCCGGGCTGCGACATGATCAAACGGGCCGACCTGTCGGTAATTGGCGACAGTTCGGCGATTCTCCAGGCACTGATCGAGGCTGTGGACAACTACCGCAGCGGCGGCCAGCGCGACGCGGCATAA
- the dgcB gene encoding dimethylglycine demethylation protein DgcB, whose protein sequence is MLNTLLPILLFAALGLAVLGALRRVRMWRRGRPSKVNLIGGLLAMPRRYLVDLHHVVERDKYMSKTHVATAGGFVLSAVLAILVHGFGLQSKILGYALLVATVIMFSGAIFVFKRRLNPPSRLSKGPWMRLPKSLLAFAVSFFIATLPVAGILPANTGGWVMVGILGLGVLWGVSELFFGMTWGGPMKHAFAGALHLAWHRRAERFGGGRSTGLKPLDLEDPNAPLGVEKPVDFTWNQLLGFDACVQCGKCEAMCPAFAAGQPLNPKKLIQDMVIGLAGGTDAQFAGSPYPGKPIGEHGGHPHQPIVNGLVDAETLWSCTTCRACVEECPMMIEHVDAIVDMRRHLTLEKGATPNKGAEVLDNLIATDNPGGFAPGGRMNWAADLNLQLLSEVKTTEVLFWVGDGAFDMRNQRTLRSFVKVLKASGVDFAVLGLEERDSGDVARRLGDEATFQQLAKRNIQTLAKYKFQRIVTCDPHSFHVLKNEYGALGGDYQVQHHSTYIAELIAANKLNLGQHKGGSVTYHDPCYLGRYNGEYEAPRAVLKALGIEVREMQRSGFRSRCCGGGGGAPITDIPGKQRIPDMRMDDIRETEAELVAVGCPQCTAMLEGVVEPRPQIKDLAELVADVLIEEDAPSAPKPQTAKREPAEVH, encoded by the coding sequence ATGTTGAACACCCTTCTACCTATCCTGCTGTTCGCTGCCCTTGGCCTGGCAGTGCTCGGCGCCCTGCGCCGGGTGCGCATGTGGCGGCGTGGCCGGCCGTCCAAGGTCAACCTGATCGGCGGCCTGCTGGCCATGCCGCGCCGCTACCTGGTGGACCTGCACCATGTGGTCGAGCGCGACAAGTACATGTCCAAGACCCACGTGGCCACCGCTGGCGGCTTCGTGCTGTCGGCCGTACTGGCGATCCTGGTGCACGGCTTCGGCCTGCAGAGCAAGATCCTCGGCTACGCGTTGCTGGTGGCCACGGTGATCATGTTCAGCGGCGCCATCTTCGTCTTCAAGCGCCGCCTCAACCCGCCTTCGCGCCTGTCCAAGGGCCCGTGGATGCGCCTGCCGAAGAGCCTGCTGGCGTTTGCCGTGAGCTTCTTCATCGCCACCTTGCCGGTCGCCGGCATCCTGCCGGCCAACACCGGTGGCTGGGTGATGGTGGGCATTCTCGGCCTGGGCGTGCTGTGGGGCGTGTCGGAGCTGTTCTTCGGCATGACCTGGGGCGGCCCGATGAAACACGCCTTCGCCGGTGCCCTGCACCTGGCCTGGCACCGTCGCGCCGAACGCTTCGGCGGCGGCCGTTCCACCGGCCTCAAGCCGCTGGACCTGGAAGACCCGAACGCGCCGCTGGGCGTGGAAAAGCCGGTGGACTTCACCTGGAACCAGCTGCTGGGCTTCGACGCCTGCGTGCAGTGCGGTAAATGCGAAGCCATGTGCCCGGCCTTTGCCGCCGGCCAGCCGCTGAACCCGAAAAAGCTCATCCAGGACATGGTCATCGGCCTGGCCGGTGGCACCGACGCGCAGTTCGCCGGCAGCCCATACCCGGGCAAACCGATCGGTGAGCATGGCGGCCACCCGCACCAGCCGATCGTCAATGGCCTGGTCGACGCCGAAACGCTGTGGTCGTGCACCACCTGCCGTGCCTGCGTCGAGGAATGCCCGATGATGATCGAGCACGTCGATGCCATCGTCGACATGCGCCGTCACCTCACCCTGGAAAAAGGCGCTACCCCGAACAAGGGCGCCGAAGTGCTGGACAACCTGATCGCTACCGACAACCCGGGCGGCTTCGCCCCTGGTGGGCGCATGAACTGGGCCGCCGACCTCAACCTGCAACTGCTGTCGGAGGTGAAAACCACCGAGGTGCTGTTCTGGGTCGGTGACGGCGCCTTCGACATGCGCAACCAGCGCACCCTGCGCTCGTTCGTCAAGGTGCTCAAGGCGTCGGGCGTGGACTTTGCCGTGCTCGGCCTGGAAGAGCGCGACAGCGGCGACGTGGCGCGCCGTCTGGGCGATGAGGCGACCTTCCAGCAACTGGCCAAACGCAATATCCAGACCCTGGCCAAGTACAAGTTCCAGCGCATCGTCACCTGCGACCCGCACAGCTTCCATGTGCTGAAGAACGAGTACGGCGCCCTGGGCGGGGACTATCAGGTGCAGCACCACAGCACCTACATCGCCGAACTGATCGCGGCCAACAAGCTCAACCTCGGCCAGCACAAGGGCGGCAGCGTCACCTACCACGACCCGTGCTACCTGGGCCGTTACAACGGTGAGTACGAAGCTCCGCGTGCCGTGCTCAAGGCCCTGGGTATCGAAGTGCGCGAGATGCAGCGCTCGGGCTTCCGTTCCCGTTGCTGCGGCGGTGGTGGCGGTGCGCCGATCACCGACATCCCTGGCAAGCAGCGTATCCCGGACATGCGCATGGACGACATCCGCGAGACCGAGGCCGAGCTGGTAGCTGTGGGTTGCCCACAGTGCACCGCCATGCTCGAAGGTGTGGTCGAACCGCGCCCGCAGATCAAGGACCTGGCCGAACTGGTGGCCGACGTGCTGATCGAAGAGGACGCGCCCTCTGCCCCAAAGCCGCAAACGGCCAAACGTGAACCCGCGGAGGTGCACTGA
- a CDS encoding methyl-accepting chemotaxis protein, which produces MGLTVQDIARNAGDAAQASQSARDEALQAREVVQRSIRGIEGMSDDIGKAADAVSQLADEVASIDEVLAVIRSISEQTNLLALNAAIEAARAGEMGRGFAVVADEVRTLARRTQLSTDEVQQMIHRLKQGAGSAVSSMQAGQQATGSGVESSQRTGASLGAITDQVEHISDMNHQVATATEEQSAVTEEINRTVQGISDLARETAAEVQGCREECLALRGLANDLAQQMNGFRL; this is translated from the coding sequence ATGGGTTTGACCGTGCAGGACATTGCCCGCAATGCCGGTGATGCGGCCCAGGCCTCGCAATCGGCGAGGGACGAAGCCCTGCAGGCGCGTGAAGTGGTGCAACGCTCGATCCGTGGTATAGAGGGGATGTCGGATGATATCGGCAAGGCGGCCGATGCAGTCAGCCAGCTGGCCGATGAAGTGGCCTCGATCGACGAAGTTCTAGCGGTTATTCGTAGCATTTCCGAGCAAACCAACCTGCTGGCGCTGAATGCTGCCATCGAAGCGGCAAGGGCAGGGGAGATGGGCCGTGGGTTTGCCGTGGTGGCCGATGAGGTGCGTACTTTGGCCCGGCGCACCCAGCTGTCCACCGACGAAGTGCAGCAGATGATTCACCGCTTGAAGCAGGGCGCGGGTTCGGCGGTGAGTTCGATGCAGGCGGGGCAGCAGGCGACGGGTAGCGGGGTGGAGTCGAGCCAGCGCACCGGGGCGTCATTGGGGGCGATCACTGACCAGGTGGAGCACATCAGCGACATGAACCATCAGGTGGCTACTGCGACCGAAGAGCAGTCGGCGGTGACCGAGGAGATCAACCGTACGGTGCAGGGGATTTCCGACCTGGCGCGGGAGACCGCGGCGGAGGTGCAAGGGTGTCGCGAGGAATGCCTGGCATTGCGTGGTTTGGCTAACGATCTGGCGCAGCAGATGAATGGCTTCAGATTATGA
- the gbcB gene encoding glycine-betaine demethylase subunit GbcB encodes MSDTFLNPVTTQTWANGRHIVRCVKVIQETWDVRTFCFMADQPIMFFFKPGQFVTLELEIEGKPVMRSYTISSSPSVPYSFSITVKRVPGGLVSNFLHDTMHEGAELPVHGPVGLFNAIDFPAQKVLYLSGGVGITPVMSMARWFYDTNGNVDMVFVHSARSPKDIIYHRELEQMASRIPNFSLHIICEKHGLGEPWAGYRGYLNQRLMELIAPDYMDRVVFCCGPTPYMTAVKRMLEAVGFDMKNYHEESFGATPPEAKADAVEHAEQAADAPELDAADLNLVEFIGSEKSIRIAPGETVHAAAAKVGLMIPKACGMGICGTCKVLKLGGEVEMEHNGGITEEDEAEGYILSCCSVPKGDVRIDY; translated from the coding sequence ATGTCCGATACCTTCCTCAATCCGGTCACTACCCAGACCTGGGCCAACGGCCGCCACATCGTGCGCTGCGTCAAGGTCATCCAGGAGACCTGGGACGTGCGCACGTTCTGCTTCATGGCCGATCAGCCGATCATGTTCTTCTTCAAGCCGGGGCAGTTCGTCACCCTGGAGCTGGAGATCGAAGGCAAGCCGGTGATGCGTTCCTACACCATCTCCAGTTCACCGTCGGTGCCCTACAGCTTCTCGATCACCGTCAAGCGTGTACCGGGCGGCCTGGTGTCCAACTTCCTCCACGACACCATGCACGAAGGCGCCGAGCTGCCGGTGCACGGTCCGGTGGGGCTGTTCAACGCTATCGATTTCCCGGCGCAGAAGGTGCTTTACCTCTCGGGCGGTGTCGGGATCACCCCGGTCATGTCGATGGCGCGCTGGTTCTACGACACCAACGGCAATGTCGACATGGTGTTCGTGCACAGCGCCCGTTCGCCGAAGGACATCATTTACCACCGCGAGCTGGAGCAGATGGCCTCGCGCATCCCCAATTTCAGCCTGCACATCATTTGTGAAAAGCATGGCCTGGGTGAGCCGTGGGCGGGTTATCGCGGTTACCTCAACCAGCGCCTGATGGAGCTGATCGCGCCGGACTACATGGACCGCGTGGTGTTCTGCTGCGGCCCGACGCCATACATGACTGCGGTCAAGCGCATGCTCGAAGCGGTCGGCTTCGACATGAAGAACTATCACGAGGAATCGTTTGGCGCGACGCCGCCCGAGGCCAAGGCCGATGCGGTGGAGCATGCCGAGCAGGCTGCCGACGCGCCGGAACTGGATGCGGCCGATCTCAACCTGGTGGAGTTCATCGGCAGCGAGAAGAGCATCCGCATCGCCCCGGGCGAGACTGTGCACGCGGCGGCGGCCAAGGTTGGCCTGATGATCCCGAAAGCCTGCGGCATGGGCATTTGCGGCACCTGCAAGGTGCTCAAGCTGGGCGGCGAAGTGGAGATGGAGCACAACGGCGGCATTACCGAAGAGGACGAAGCCGAGGGCTACATCCTGTCGTGCTGCAGCGTGCCGAAAGGGGATGTGCGGATCGATTACTGA